One Globicephala melas chromosome 4, mGloMel1.2, whole genome shotgun sequence genomic window carries:
- the LOC132597262 gene encoding uncharacterized protein, translated as MDLPLPDADFTWFTDGSSFLEEGKRRTGAAVVDGKQVIWAAALPQGTSAQRAELIALTRALEMAENKKVNIYTDSRYAFATAHIHGAIYQQRGLLTSGGKEIKNKDEIVALLTALMLPTKVSIIHCPGHQKGNTPIIRGNNMADQVAREIASGEVILGLSDKVPEKPGRDEEIIPATTKGTLSPQQAESMLQQMHRWTHLGTKKMVALLQKAGYETSGMTKLAEQIVQECVPCQQVNAHKGKLETGKRLRGDRPGTYWEVDFTEVRPGRLLGLQLVQKEIWSQLAKAYQPGTPGETHPFQVGDSVYVRRHRTQTLEPRWKGPYTVLLTTPTAIKVDGIAAWIHASHVKAAPATASSGWRAQRTDNPLKLKLLRT; from the exons atggacctgcccctccctgatgctgatttcacctggttcacggatgggagcagtttcctggaggaaggtaagcgtcgaactggggcagccgtggtagacggaaaacaagtcatatgggcagcggcgctaccacaagggacctcagcccaacgagctgaattaattgccctgacgagggcattagagatggcagagaataaaaaagtaaacatctacacagacagtagatatgcgtttgctaccgctcatatccacggtgccatttaccaacagagagggctactaacttcaggtggcaaagaaattaaaaacaaagacgaaatcgtggctttgttgactgcactcatgcttcctactaaagtcagtatcatccactgccctggacatcaaaaaggaaataccccaataattaggggaaataatatggctgaccaagtggcccgagaaatagcatcgggagaagtcattttaggactgtcagataaagttcctgaaaaaccaggccgcgatgaagaaatcatcccggccacaacaaaaggaactttgtcccctcagcaagcagaatccatgttacaacagatgcacagatggacacatttggggactaaaaagatggtagccttgttacaaaaagccgggtacgaaacctctggaatgacaaaattagctgaacaaattgtgcaggaatgcgtcccatgtcaacaggtaaatgctcacaaagggaaacttgaaactggaaagagactcaggggggaccgcccaggaacttactgggaagtggactttaccgaagtgcgtcctggaag gctactgggactccaattggtccagaaagaaatatggtcccaactcgccaaggcctaccaaccgggaacaccgggagaaactcatcctttccaagtcggagactccgtatacgtccgtcggcatcgaacccagacgttggaacctcgatggaaaggaccatacaccgtcctcctcaccaccccaacggccataaaagtggacggcatcgctgcctggatccatgcttcacatgtgaaggctgcaccagcgacggcatcatcaggatggcgggcccaaagaaccgacaacccgctcaaactcaagcttctacgaacctaa